The genomic DNA TTACCACGGCGCCGTCAAAGATTTCCATCGCGGCGTTGTAAACCGCATCAGTTTGGTAGGCTTTAACAAAGGTTTTGACGTTTTCTGCGTCGACGTTGTCTTTGCGCGCCACAATCAGGTTCACGTAGGGTGACTCTTTGTCTTCAACAAAGATGCCGTCTTTGTTTGGCGTCAGGCCCACGCCGGCGGCAAAGGTGTTGTTGATGATAGCCAAGTCCACATCTTCCAATGAGCGAGGCAGTTGTGGGGTTTCTAGCTCGATGATTTCCACATTTTTCGGATTCTCAACGATATCCAGTTTGGTAGCGTTGATGCCTGCACCTTCTTTGAGCTTGATGATGCCTTGCTGCTCAAGCAATACCAGTGAACGGCCCAGGTTCGATGGGTTGTTTGGCACCGCAATTTTACCGCCTTCTGGTAGATCCTCGACGCTATCTAGCTTGTAAGAATACGCTGCAATCGGATACACAAAGGTGTTGCCGGCAATCGCGAACTCATAACCACGGTCTTTGATTTGTGCGTCCAAGTACGGTTTATGCTGGAAAGCGTTCACGTCGACCGAACCATCGTCCAGTGCCGCGTTTGGCGAGACGTAATCGGTAAAGGTCACTAGCTCTACATCAAGACCGAGCTTTTTCGCTTCTTTCACCGCATGTTCAGCCACTTGTGCCTCTTCGCCGGCCATCACGCCCACGGTGATGCTGTTATTATCGGTTGCGGCTTGTTCTTTTTCGCCGCAGCCAGTCAGCACCAAAGTTGAGGCAAGGCCAAGGGTGGCGAGTAGCGTTTTAATAGTGGTTTTCATTGTCTGTCTCCCTGTTTGGAACATATTCGTCATTATTGTGTTTGATTTAGCGGTGATCGGCGCGTCGCACCAAGTAATCACCAAAAGATTGAATCGCTTGTACTAAGAC from Salinivibrio kushneri includes the following:
- the metQ gene encoding methionine ABC transporter substrate-binding lipoprotein MetQ; the protein is MKTTIKTLLATLGLASTLVLTGCGEKEQAATDNNSITVGVMAGEEAQVAEHAVKEAKKLGLDVELVTFTDYVSPNAALDDGSVDVNAFQHKPYLDAQIKDRGYEFAIAGNTFVYPIAAYSYKLDSVEDLPEGGKIAVPNNPSNLGRSLVLLEQQGIIKLKEGAGINATKLDIVENPKNVEIIELETPQLPRSLEDVDLAIINNTFAAGVGLTPNKDGIFVEDKESPYVNLIVARKDNVDAENVKTFVKAYQTDAVYNAAMEIFDGAVVKGW